The sequence below is a genomic window from Falco rusticolus isolate bFalRus1 chromosome 8, bFalRus1.pri, whole genome shotgun sequence.
ggcatttccccagcccctctccagtCCCCTGGGGCGGTTCAAGATccctctgcatccctgcagGCTCTGCATCCCTCCTGGGAGCCGGAGTCCCATGGGTGCAGGTTGGGGTGGCTGAATCATGGGGGAAGGCACCCAGTGTGGggacctggggggctggggctggggaccgAGCGTCGAGCTGgactgggcaggagctgggggatgAACACAAGGAATAAGGAAGATGAGGGAGGTATCTCTCACCCCTTAATTGCAGTTAATAATTGATGAACGTGTTTACTGCAGGAGGCAAAGGTCTCTGGTGGTGTCAGGGTGCGAGCGCAGAGCAGCCcgcccagcagcatcccaagTGACGCAGCCACAGGTAAGGGATGTcggcccctgccctggcccccaTGGGCATTGGGGTCCGTCttggagggaggtgggggtgtCTGTTGGCTGTCGGGCTGCCCACAGGCCGTGACATGAGGAGGGGGACACCACCATGATGTCATGGATTGCTCTTGGGCTCCAAGCGCTGCTTGGAGAGGCCCAGTTGAGCCCAAACAATGGAGCCTCCAGCCATGCCCAGAAGAGGCTCCTGGGGTCCCCAAGCACCCCTATGATCTCCGGCACCTGGAGGCCAaccctgtccccctgtgccacGTCCCCAAGAAGCCTGTGCTCGGTGATGTGGCACAAAGCCTGGTGCTTGCTCACCAGCCTGGCTCAGCAGAGGGGACTGTCCcccccacagctcctcctgtgCCATCCCCCAGAAGGGATGTGgggtggctggtggcagcaggcagccgTCAGCCTCAGGTGCTTGTTCTCCTACAGGCGTGCAGGCAGGATGGCATGGAACTCACTGGTGctgctccccttcctcctgGTGACAGGTGAGGACTTTGCTCGGCAGCTGGCACGGGTGGATGGGAGGCTTTGGAGGCTTTCAGCCCCCAGCATTCATTCTGAATTCCCTGAGGACAGCTAGGACCCCCAAAACAGCTGCCCACCCCAATGGCACCTTGGTGACCCAATGACAGCCTTGCTGctccagggcaggcagagcaggcaggcgGCTCCGCAGTGTGGATCACATCTGGCatgggtgctgcagctggagttGTCCTCCAGCTGGAGGTCTGGAGGTGGGAGGTGTGGGATGATCACGGGGAAAGTGAGGGCTGGTTCGTTCACCTGCCTCACCTGGAGACCAAATccacagctgggagctggggttgGAGCTCAGTAGGTGCTTCTgggtgcagggtgctggtggagcTCGGTGCAGGGGTGGTGCTCAGCCCATCTCCTTGTAGTTTCAGGCAACGCAGCTCCCTTCTTCAACATGACCTTTGTCTACGTGCCTGAGGACCTGGAGCCGGGTGAGTGGGGAAGTCTCGCAGAAGCTCTGGGGTGCAGGAGGAGTGGCCGGGGGTCCTTGGGCAGGGGCTGACACTGCCTGTGCCCCCAGGCCAGCATGCTTTCCAGCTGACAGCTACTGACATAGACGGGGACCCACTCACCTACAGCATCAGTGGGCCAGAGGCCTTCTACTTCTCTGTTGATGCCCAGACAGGCAACGTGATGCTGAGGAACACCCTGGACCGTGAGGTAAGAGGAGACCAGGGCAGATGTCCCTGCctgagctgggcagcctgtggtGGTGAGGACAGAGGGCAGAGCCACGAGCCCTGTGGGAGAGCTGCTCACAGTGCTACTGTGGGTCACCCCCTGGCCCTGGAGCCCAGCTCTGGTGGGGGGAAAGCCATTTGGGAGAAGCATCCCACCCAGGGATGGTATGTGGGAGGGCACTGAGGCTTAACTGCCCAAGGACTAAGCTTCACCTGGCCTGACCAAGTCCTGCCTTGTGTTCCCCCAGCTCCATGCCAGGCTCACCATCACCGTCAGGGTGTCTGATGGGATGAACGATGCAGTGAGTGCTGGGGCATGGGCTGGGTGGCTGAAGTGGGTGATGGGAacagggaagggagcagggtCTCGGTGGGACTGTGGATGAGGCTCAGTAGGGAAGGGCGTTGGAGGTGGGCTTTGCCCAGGGGTGGGTGATGCTGGCTGGCTCCGGAGCCATGGTGGCCACAGGGTGCCAAAACTGCACCCAACTCTGCCAGGCACCATCTCCCACACCCATCACATGTCCTCCCTGGTAGGTCTCCAGAAAACTCACAATCATCGTGGAGGACCGTAATGACAACGCCCCGGTCTTCCAGCACCTGCCGTATGAAACATCCATCCCCGAGGTACCTCCCTGGGACCTCCTGGCCCCTGTGGGCAGCAGGATAGGGGTGCTGGGTGGCTCCTGTGGCATGAGTGTGCTGGTAGCAGGACAACAGTGCACCAGGAAGGGGGTGACCCCCACACCTGGGTGTGTGGTGATGGTGGGCATGGGCATGGGGCAATGGTGCAGCCCGCACGGCTGACCTGGGAGCGCTCCATGCCGGGGCAGTTCCCGGCAGGTGCCTCTGTGACAGTCCAAGGCGCTGACACATGGATGGGACTCTGCCCTTGTGATGAGTTTCTGACCAGGGAGTGCCCAAGCTGCCGCTCAGCCCACGCCAGGGTGAGGCAGGATCAGGGTGCAGACAGGGAGTGGGGCTGATCCCAGctcccccccagggctggggggcaggctctgctcccagggagaGTGGCAGGGGGGATCGTGCCTAGCATGAGCAAGGGCAGTAGCTCATTCCTGTGTGGGGATGCACTGGGCAGCCCCTGGAACCCTGTGGGGCCAGACCACCCCACAGGAGGACTGTCAGGGGCCTGGCCCAGCACCAAcccccctgctctcctgggtGATGCCACAACCACCCTCCTGTGTGCCCAGAACATGAAACCCAACAGCACCATCTACACCGTGTTTGCCAATGACAGCGACACAGGGAACGCCTCCAAAGTCAGCTACAGCATCGAGGAGGTGAGCACAGTTCATTGCAGAGTGGGGCATGCCATACCCCAAAGCCACCCCTGAGCCACCCCTGTGGGACAGAGGTGCTGGGGGACCCGGACAGGGGCAGCCCCgtggctctgcaggagcaggggtACGTGTTGGGTCAGGAGGGCTGGCTCTGCACCCGCTGGGCGGTGGGTGCAAGGTGCTGAACAGTTGCAAACTGGGGATGAGCCAGGTGATAGGGGGTCCCCACGGTCCGTGGGCCAAGCTCGGCAGAAGGGTGGGGGTTTAGCTCCCGTCTCTGCTGGGGgacctctgctccctgccttggTGGCAGGGTGATGAATTGATGTCCCCTGCTCAGGTGATCCCAGACAGCATGAAGAATCAACGGCTCTTCTACATCCTGTCCAACGGGAGTGTGATGCTCAATGGCTCACTGGACTATGCCAAGAACACCTTCTACCAGCTCAAGATCCTCGCCATGGTGGgggccagctgggctgggggagcgggaCTGCCAGGTAAGGGGGCTGTGGGACTAACAGGTACTCTGCTCCCCAGGACAGCGGGGGCATGCTGCACAATGAGTTGATCTTCCAGAAGAGCTCAACCTACCTGACCCTGACTATCCGTGACCTGCCCAACCTGGACCCACGGTTTCTCAATGAGCCCTACTCCGGCTCTGTGCCCGAGAACTGTGCCCTGGTAAGGAGCCCACCTACCCCAGTGGCATGTCCCTACCCCTGGCCCTCCCTGGGGGCTCTGACACCCCAGGGTGCCGGACCACCAGGcatgggtgctgctggagaCATCCTAGGTCCTGCCCTGATGGCCATGTCCCTGCAGGGCACCACTGTGCTGACCGTCACCGCTATGGACAGAGACACAGGGGTGAATGATGAAATCTCCTACAGCATCACCAGTGAGTGatggggcagggcaggatgggcagggggtgagcagcagcaggggggcATGGGTAGGCAGGGTTATCAGGCAGCAAGGGGCACCACAGAGACTGGTTCTGGGCTCCCAGGTGCCGCCAGCCTGCCTTTCTGGCAGAGAGAGGGCCAGGCCTGCGTTTCTCGGTGACTGCAGCTGGTTCCTGCTGTCCCCTTGCCCTAGATGCCAGCATTCCCTTTGCTATCAATGACACAACGGGCATCATCACTGTGAGCGGGTCCCTGGACCGTGAGCAGCTGCCAGGCGAGGAAGTGCTGCTGGAAGTCGTGGTGAGTAGGAGGCAGCAAGGGGAACCCCATCTTCATCCTCTCCCCGAGCCCCTCCAAcctgctttctcctcctgtccAGGCACGTGAGAAGAAGCTGGACATCCACCTCAAGGTGGCCCAGGCCAGCACCCTGGTGACAGTCATGGTGACCGATGTCAATGACAACAAGCCCCAATTCTAccactgctccctccccagctgcaacTTCTCCACTGGTGCCCAGAACAACTTCAGGGGCAACATCATAGAGCACTCCTCCTCCAGACTGCCCGTGTCCAACCTCAGCATCGTTGCCCATGACCCGGACAAGGTGGCAGCCTGCCCAGGGACCTGGGCCAGGGTGCAGGTGTCTGTCCTGCCTGGACTACCCACCCTCATTCCTGCGTTTCTCTCCCTGGCAGAGCATCAACAGCAATTATGGGCTGTACCTGCAGGGCCCGAATGCCAGCGCCTTCACTGTCTCCCCCACAAAGATCGTGGGCACAGGGGAGGTCCAGCTGCTGGTGCAAGACCCGTCTTCTGTGGACTACGAGATAAGCCATTTCATGGTGGTGCAGGTGGGACCTGTAGTGCTGGCTTGCCATGGGGacagtcccagctccctgcatATGCCAGGGTACAGGGGACACATAGCCCTTCTCCTGCAGGATTCAGAAGCCAAAGCAGAACATGCCTTTGCCCTGGCAACTTGTTTGGTGCatgggggctgggctggagtgTGAAAAGTCTCTTTCTCATGTTTGGGGAACCATGGGAGACACTGTCGCTTCTCTGTCCTGCAGATCGTTGCTAATGACACAGGGAACCCCACAAactgctgctccacagccacCGTGACCATCAGCATCACTGACAGCAATGACCACATCCCTGAGTTCCCCCAGAGCACCTACAGCCTGAGCGTGATGGAGAACAGCCCTGCTGGCACCATCATCTCCCTAAACATCACGGTCAGgcgctgggcagggagcagccacaGTTTACATCCCCCAAGCAGGACGCTGGGCACCCCTGGCTGCTAGTGCAGTTTGTGTTGAGGGCACTGGTCTCTCCATGCACACAGAAAGGAGACAGTGACAGTGGGCCCACAGGGTGTGGGACCTCGTGCCCATCAGGGCCATGTTTTTGGGGTGCTCACTGCCAGCAGCCAGTGCCCCAGAATCATCACTGCTCTGGGGGCTGAAACAAATTGACCAgatgcttccttctcttttttagGCCTATGATCCGGACAGTGGTGCCTGGGGCCAGATCACCTACCAGCTGCTCCCAGAGAACATGTACGTAGGGGCACAGCCATCCATGACTGGGGCATCATCCTGGCGAGGGGGCTCCAGGCCTGAGCGCCAGTGACGGTTCTGTGTATGCTGTAGCCGTAAAATCTTCATGGTGAACACCACGACTGGGGCACTGCTGGTGCAGAATGGGAGCTTGCTGGACCGGGAGACTCGTTCCATCTACTACGCCAACCTCCAGGCCAAGGATGGGGGCAACCTAGTGGGCACCACAGTGCTGGAGATCACTGTGCTGGATGACAATGACATAGCACCCGTCATCACCGGCTCCTACTTCATCTCAGTGGAAGAGGGGCAGAACGTCAGAACGCAGATCCAGGTGTGCACCAATGGAAGTGGAGGGGATGATGGGGGTTGTCGGAGAGGAGCAGAGATTGTCCCCAAGGTGCCAGACAGCCCCATTCCAACTGCTGACCTTTTCAGGCCATTGACAACGACGAGCCTGGCAATAACAACAGCAAATTAGGCTTCAAGATCTTGCCAGGACCGTTCAGTGACAACTTCACCATCAATGCGGCCACAGGTGAGATGCACAGCAAGGAGCCGCTGGACCGCGAGGCCTTGGAAGATGCGCGGGGGCAGATGGTTGTGACGGTGGAGGTGTACGACCACGGCGTGCCGCAGCACACCACCTCAGTGAACGTCACCATCACTGTGGGGGTGAGCCTTGGGCACAAGCGGGGACACACTGGGGCAGGCAAGGGCTTGGAGACGGGATGAACGGGCAGGGAGGGAATGTGGGATCCCTGGCCGTGGCACAGGCACCGTGTCCCCAGGCTCTCTGTGAGGGCAGGTGAAATAGCTGAtccagggaggcaggagagggtTTGTGTGCCTCCTGCCCGTGGGCAGACAGGTGCCCACactcctgtccccagccagctctTGGGGACCCTGTTTCCTGGAGCAGCTATAACCGTGTGCTTTGTCTCCTGCAGGACATGAATGACAATGCACCCGTGTTCCTCAGCCAGTCCTATAATTTCTCAGTCTTTGAAGACTCTCCAGGTAGAAGTTGCGTGGCCAGGCTCATGGGACCAGCAGTGGTCCAGAGTCagtgcctgctggctgctgagTGTCTGTCTCCATCTGCAGGATCCCTCGTGGGTGAGGTGGAGGCCACAGATGCCGACCGAACAGAGATAAATTCCCGCATTTCCTTCCTACTTCAGAGGGGCAGTGGTTCCAGCAATTTCTTGATCCGCTCGTCCTCCCTGGGGCCAGGGCACTACAGCGGGCAGCTGTCCGTAGACCCTGACATGTCCCTGGACTATGACACCCTGCAGCAGAAGTCCTTCTCCTTGGTGGTGCTGGCAGAGAACACAGCTGCGGACAATGTGGGGGACAAGGCCAACGTCTCGGTGGTGGTCCACATCCTAGACATCAATGACGAGCCCCCCACTGTCCTGCTGCCCTCGCTGCAGGATGTACGCGTGAGCGAGAACGGCACGCAGCAGGGTCTGGTCCACACACTGCTCGTCTCTGACCCAGACACCAACCACTCGCTGGTCTTCAAGAAGCTGGCAGTTGCCTGCTTCAAGGGGGCGAGCAGCGCTGGGGAGGTGTGCTGGGACTGGTTTGTGCTGGCACCCAATGGCTCGGTGCTGGTGAACAGCTTGGACATTGACTATGAGTTGTGTGACAGGGTGGTGCTCACGCTGCGGGCTGAAGATTTGTACACTGAGAAGGGCAACCGCTACAGCCAGAACGGTATGACACccactccctgctcctgccaccaccactgGGCGTGATGGGTGGTGGGACCTgcctctcccacctcccaggaggagctgtggggagTAGGGCAGGAGCCAGGTGGTTTGGCAATGGAGGGAGGGTGCCCCCAGCACTTTTGGTCCCTGCCACCAGACACCTGTGCCTGCTAGGACAGGGCTCCCATGGGAAGCGGAggagggtgctgcagggctgctctgttGGTGACTGGAGCTCTGCTTTTGGGGCATTTGCAGAAACCCTGCAGATCCTCATCACTGATGTGAATGACAACACGCCGCTCTTCCTGCCCATCTCGGAGACCTTTGGTGAGCAGCCGGGGTTGGTGTGTCCTGTGGGCTCCTCTCTGCACCCGCATATGCTCTGCCacactgctcagcagtgggGACCTTCCCCAGCCAGGACAGGGCTGTGAGAGGTgcaggggccaggctggggtTACTCCATGCTTTCCATGaaggctgtggggctgagggCAGTGGGGGGATGCTCGGAGctctgctgagccctggggctgcATGGGCATGGGGTCTGCAGCAAGCCTGGCTGCACACCAGCATGACCAGGCTATCCGCCTGTCTTTCCCCGGCAGTGGTTGTCCCTGAAATCTCTCCCGTGGACCTTCAAGTGGCTACCGTGAAGGTGAGGagctgtgtgcatgtgtctgtctgtctacGGAGCTGGGCTTGCCTGTCTGCACCGTGGGCAGGTGGTGGCTCTTCCCATCTGTGCTCCTGCCACACTTTGTCCCTGCAGGCCACGGACGCTGACTCAGGGCTCAAAGGAACCATCACCTTCTCCATCGTCAGCGTGGTGCTCGTGGAGGGCAATGGGGCCAGCCGGCCCTTTGAGAACCTCTTCAAGGTGGTGCCAAAGCCCGAGCAGGACGGCTACATCGGGAGCATCCAGTGAGGCCATGGGTccaggccagggctgggggagagcagctcggctcctgcctgctgggaggcagaCGTTCAGGCAgggccagcacaggctggagagggGACAAAGCTATCCTggggtcctgccctgggcatGGTGGCAGGGTGGAGCTTGGGGGATGGCAGTGCCATCCTGGGGACATCCTGTGCAGCCCAGTGGAATTGTTGATGTTCCTGTCCTTGCAGGGTGGCCAGCAACCTCGATGGCTCGCTGAAGGGGCAGTACCAGGTGACAGTGGAAGCTCAGGACTGTGAGGCACCAGTGCACAGAGCACAGACCACGCTGAATGTGAGTgtcacccccatccccccatcTGGGGACATGCtgcaccctgcccagccccactcACTCCCGCTTTCCACATGCAGATCTTCACAGTGGATCAGAGCTACCGTGTTCGCCTCCTGTTTCTGGCAGCAGTGGATGAAGTCCAGAGTAACTCTGAAAAGATCAAAGTGTAAGGGCTGCCaggccggggctgggggtgcacgGCTGCGCAGCAGGGGACACAAGCACGGTGGCCGTGTCTCCCAGCTTCATGAACCATGGATGGGACAGGGGAGGCAGGTCCCCACCACAGCTGGGGGTTGCAGGGGGTCCAGCTGCTTTCTACACCcatgggcacagcagcaggatgccAGGCCCAGCCTCCCTCTATCCCTCCTGTTCCTAGGGCACTGACCACTGCGACCAAGGCAGGGGTCTACGTGGTGGCCATCCGGAGCATGGAGGACACCCGCACCTCCCAGTGAGTTGGGCTCTGCaggtggtggggaaggagatgCGCTGGTGGCATTGCGGGGGGATCACCCAGGGGCAGGGCACCACGTACAAGGTGTACAGGCAAGACCTGTACACCGAGAAGGGCAACCGCCACAGCCAGAACAGTACGGCACCCACgccctgctcctggcaccaCCACTGGGCATGGTGGGTGGTGGGACCTgcctctcccacctcccaggaggagctgtggggagTAGGGCAGGAGCCAGGTGGTTTGGCAATGGAGGGAGGGTGCCCCCATCCCATGGATGGGACAGGGCAGGCAGGTCCCCACcacagctgggggctgcagggggtgcagctgctttccagctgcacCACCGCAACCTGCTCACCCCATCTCTTTGATCCCACAGGGTGGAAGCCAAGTCGGTGATGGAGGCATACTTCGTCTACAGCAATGGCACTGCCCTGGACGTCAACCAGCTGAGCATGTGTGTGCTGGGACGGGGGCCATGCACAGGCACTGCCACGTGCCCGCACTGGCGCTGCCGCTCATGCCTCCACTTTCCTTGGCAGGCTCATACAGTCTGACCCGCTGGTCCTGGCTGAGCTGGTGAACTTGGGCCTGGCTGTCATCGTGAGTGGGGCTGGGCAAGGGGCACAGGGAGAGGGCTCCaatgtggggctggggggaggggagtctcctggctggggctgtgccctcacccctgctctgtgccagggCCCCGGCGAGGTGGCAAAGCCCACCAGGGAGACAGAGTTCATTGGTATCATCGCAGGACTGGCAGTGTTCCTGCTCGTCTTCATCCTCATCATGACCCTGGTCTTGGTTCTCACTACCAGGAGGTAACTGCACTGCCCTCATCCTCACCGGTCCCCCCAGACACAGACCCACCCTCCatccccctcctgcctgccccatcGCATGgcccagctccccctgcccttcccacccACCGCATTCCTGGGGCTTTGCAGCTACAAGAGGAAGCTGAGTGCGATGAAAGCTCTGAAGGTGGCCACAACATACAGCCCTGCCACTGCCCAGCAGGGAGCCGGCATCCCTGGCACCAACCAGTACAACGCAGAGGGGTGAGTGGGGGGCTCCCTGCGGCAGAAGGGAGGAGCCCAGGCAcgtccccccccccaggggctgcagggcttgcTATCACACCCCTCATGCCCGGGGGACATGGCTGCCCGAGGCTacccctgcagccccatggGATGGTCACTCACCTGCCACCCATCCCTGGCCAGGGCCAACCCCATGCTGAACCTCTCGCTCGATCCCTCCCACGACCTCGGCTTCCACGAGGACTCCAGCTCTGTGACCAGGTAAGCTCTGCAGTCAGGTCCCAAAGACCAGGGGGCCATCACCCTCCATACCCACTCTGCCAGTGCTTGGACCCTCTTCTACCCCCCATCCTCTGCTCTCCAGCGTGAATTCCCTGGATGAAAACACAGTAAACGCACCCAGGGATGACAACATCAGTGCCAAGGTAAGTTTGCAAAGAGCTGCTGATGCCCAGCAGGGAGTCCTGCCACTGCATGCCACATCCTCTCTGCTGTGGTCTCTGGGCTCCTGGACACTTTGTGTCCCTTCCACCCCATCCCCTTGACAGCCCTCAGCTCCTGGGAAGGACAGGAATATCCCTGTCCCCCatctctgtccccatcccctctgACCATGCTCTCCCCCTGCAGCAGGACGAAGCGCAGCTGAAGGAACCCACTGACAAGGAGGTGCTGGTGGCTGCCCTGAACCTGAAGGAGCCCACCAAAACAGCGTACACCAACATTACCTTCACCACCACGGACTTGTGAGCAGGCACAAGGGGTGCAGCAGGGCCAGAGCAGGACTCGGGCAGCTACTTTGATGATGTGTTCAGAGGCTGGCAATAAATCTGTCCCACAGGGGTCATGGTGTCCTGTAGCCATCAGCCCATCTGCCTGGGGGCTCAGCCAGCTTGGAGTCATCCCTCCCAGCACAAGGTGCCAGTTTCGGGCCAGGCTGGTGCCAGAGGGCAGGCGAGTGCCACCATGGGGCTCAGCCTGGCTTCTTGTCCCCAGGACCCTTCCCTGGGCTGTCCCACTGTCCACTAACCCTGCTCAGACTCAGGGGAGGGAGGTGCAGGCAGCCCAGTGCAGAGGTTTGTGCAAGGTTTTATTACCCAACATCCACATTGACAGGTTGGTCCTCCcacccccttcctccctgccacccccaaaaaagaaatgaagagggaaaaaaaagaagtaggtGATGACGACTCAGCACCGGTGGGCTGGAGCTCGACAGTGTGGGGCTGGAGGTGTGAGACAGCCCAGGGCAGGGTAGCAGCGGGGTGCCCCCAGGTCTTCCCCAAGTGGCCACGGCACCCCTTGAGCACCCCAAGGCACTGAGCAGAGCCAGCTCCGGGCgagtgctgcagcacagagcaggcacTGGCCACCGCACTGGCTGTCGGCTTCAGCGAGCCCTTCGCAGCCCCCCACAGGGCAAGAGACAGCCCAGGATGTACAACggggatttgggggggtgggggtggggcaaGACTTGCCCCTTAGGCAGGGGAGGCGGCTGCACTGGTGACCGCAGCACCTCGAGCCCTAGTGCACCTCTGCCCAGAGGGGATGGTGCAGCTCCCCAAGCATCACCTGTTTGCATCCCTCTATCAGGCACTGGGCACAGGCCTGGGCCCCTGCTCGCTGTGGCACTGTGGGGCTGGTCCTCTGCATGGGGCCGGTCCTCTGCAtggggccaggctggagagGCCAGGACCCACGTTTTGGCAggatgcagcagtgctgctggccacagggATGCTCACCCCGCTGCATGCCAGCCCTTCACTCCCAATTCTCTCCAGCCTTACAGGGTGCAGGCAACGTAGGAAAAAGTTTGAAAAGAGGGTCACGGCCCTGCAGGCCACCAGGGAGGAGGTGGCTCCAGGTAGGATGTGCACGGCTGAAAGTGTCTCTTAAAAAGCTccaaaaatgcaaacacag
It includes:
- the CDHR2 gene encoding cadherin-related family member 2, producing the protein MAWNSLVLLPFLLVTVSGNAAPFFNMTFVYVPEDLEPGQHAFQLTATDIDGDPLTYSISGPEAFYFSVDAQTGNVMLRNTLDRELHARLTITVRVSDGMNDAVSRKLTIIVEDRNDNAPVFQHLPYETSIPENMKPNSTIYTVFANDSDTGNASKVSYSIEEVIPDSMKNQRLFYILSNGSVMLNGSLDYAKNTFYQLKILAMDSGGMLHNELIFQKSSTYLTLTIRDLPNLDPRFLNEPYSGSVPENCALGTTVLTVTAMDRDTGVNDEISYSITNASIPFAINDTTGIITVSGSLDREQLPGEEVLLEVVAREKKLDIHLKVAQASTLVTVMVTDVNDNKPQFYHCSLPSCNFSTGAQNNFRGNIIEHSSSRLPVSNLSIVAHDPDKSINSNYGLYLQGPNASAFTVSPTKIVGTGEVQLLVQDPSSVDYEISHFMVVQIVANDTGNPTNCCSTATVTISITDSNDHIPEFPQSTYSLSVMENSPAGTIISLNITAYDPDSGAWGQITYQLLPENIRKIFMVNTTTGALLVQNGSLLDRETRSIYYANLQAKDGGNLVGTTVLEITVLDDNDIAPVITGSYFISVEEGQNVRTQIQAIDNDEPGNNNSKLGFKILPGPFSDNFTINAATGEMHSKEPLDREALEDARGQMVVTVEVYDHGVPQHTTSVNVTITVGDMNDNAPVFLSQSYNFSVFEDSPGSLVGEVEATDADRTEINSRISFLLQRGSGSSNFLIRSSSLGPGHYSGQLSVDPDMSLDYDTLQQKSFSLVVLAENTAADNVGDKANVSVVVHILDINDEPPTVLLPSLQDVRVSENGTQQGLVHTLLVSDPDTNHSLVFKKLAVACFKGASSAGEVCWDWFVLAPNGSVLVNSLDIDYELCDRVVLTLRAEDLYTEKGNRYSQNETLQILITDVNDNTPLFLPISETFVVVPEISPVDLQVATVKATDADSGLKGTITFSIVSVVLVEGNGASRPFENLFKVVPKPEQDGYIGSIQVASNLDGSLKGQYQVTVEAQDCEAPVHRAQTTLNIFTVDQSYRVRLLFLAAVDEVQSNSEKIKVALTTATKAGVYVVAIRSMEDTRTSQVEAKSVMEAYFVYSNGTALDVNQLSMLIQSDPLVLAELVNLGLAVIGPGEVAKPTRETEFIGIIAGLAVFLLVFILIMTLVLVLTTRSYKRKLSAMKALKVATTYSPATAQQGAGIPGTNQYNAEGANPMLNLSLDPSHDLGFHEDSSSVTSVNSLDENTVNAPRDDNISAKQDEAQLKEPTDKEVLVAALNLKEPTKTAYTNITFTTTDL